Within Oncorhynchus nerka isolate Pitt River unplaced genomic scaffold, Oner_Uvic_2.0 unplaced_scaffold_2908, whole genome shotgun sequence, the genomic segment CTTGACAGTCGCTGGACCCAGGTTTGAGTTCAGCTCATCGGGCCTCTCCCTGAATTCACTACACTATGAatacaaggactggccatccatgaggTCATAATCATTTTCTAGGATAATATTCtatgtcataatgatagtttaaccagttttctaggctatatagtatattctagaattcatccatgatgtcataatgatagtttaaccaggtttctaggctatatagtatattctctcattttgtctgtcacagttgaagtgtacctatgatgaaaattacaggcctctcatctttttaagtgggagaacttgcgcaattggtggctgactaaatacttttttttgacCCACAGTATGTcatgcaacaacaaccaaagtgCTTCTTCGTTCATTACAGGTAtatttgttgttaggtgaagttgtGGGCCAATATGGATAACAGTGTACAAACCCTCATTGTCAGGTTGATTGGAAAACCAAAAagcattttactggttgaagtgttttttgatttgcgatgatgacacaaacattatattaagcaggacattcaaTCGATCCTTACAATTAACACccaaagtagtgtgaaatgctctcataagcaacctggaaatggaggttacttccctgagttttcccccattcacattcagaatacattgtgaaaaactaaaatctttgctcaccatttttgctcctggcagatatactacatccataactagtggtttcctcattaccagatatactacatccataactagtggtttcctcattaccagatatactacatccataactagtggtttcctcattaccagatatactacatccataactagtggtttccttaCAGATTACCAGTGTTTCACGGATATACTGACTTTTGCCAGTGTCACGGTGCTGACTAATACCTGCAGCAAATGCCTCTACCCCGTCTTCTGGCTGGGCAGAGTACTTTAGGATTTTAGTTACTGCGGTGTAACAAGGGCCTAGCCGTGCGGCCCTACCAACCCTTCTATTTGTTCGTAATGGCCCTTCGCGTGAGTTGGGTTTGTTCCTTCGTTCACGTTGTCACTCCCTTATTTTCCGGTCTAGTATGAGGTCTTGGATAGATATACTCCTATTTAAATATTCTGAGTGTTATGGATTCCTCCTATATTTCCTTATTTCCTTACCTTCAAGTTTCTTtacctctgtatatatcaatacctAATAACTTGACTACTAGCTCGTCAGCTAGTAGTCACTTGGAAACTAGTATTGTTATATATTTTGACTCTCCTAAAAATATATTATTGTCCACACaatgacatttttttattttttattttactaggcaagtcagttaagaacaaattcttattttcaatgacggcctaggaacagatttgtaccttgtcagctcggggattcgaacttgcaacctttcaggttactagtccaacgctctaaccacaaggctaccctgccgccccaaatattCTTTAGTGCAATCACTTTAACCTATAACCAGGGTCACTTTCTGTTCAGTGAGAGTGTTAAAGGCGTTTGCTCTCCAGATCGTTAATCTGGCCTAGTTGTCAAAGTTTCAAGCTTTTATTAAGTcactctgttttttgtcttatacACATTATTACAATTCAATGGTTCTACAGTTTCCTAATACATCAATAATGCTCAATCAATCCTTCATGCTTTAAGCTATGCCAGATAATATTGCAAAACTTTAAATGCGTTAACACTTCTAACAATATTGACCAAATAGCAAAAATAGTTCAATTACCTTAAATGCTCAGCCCCTTGGTCACTTTCCTGTAATTGGTATTCTCACAGCACTAACACTAGATTCCGAATTCCAATATCTTAATACACTTCCAACTCTGTGTATGGACTCAATATATTGTAACCGGTACTTGGCTGTGTCCTTGTATTGCTAATCCCATCTGTACTTGATGTCTCACTGTTTGACTGCCGCTTTGTCTGTGATCAAGACGTGTCAAGACCCCTGGGTTTCTAATATTGTTCTAGTCTAACAAAAAGCGTATAGTGCAATAgtaaatgtacctatgatgattCTCCATATGAAGTCTGTCTCATATGTCAGTGAGGATCATGCCTCTCTTATGATCTCTGTTCTCTTTATATACCTTTTTACAGGGGAAGTTCGCAGGTTTCTGGAGCTGTGGCTAAACCACACTTTCACACTGACACTGCCCTGCTGCTTGCACTGGCCGCTTACTCGGGGACTGTAGATTGCTTACACTGAGTGCTTACTCGGGGACTGTAGATTGCTTACACTGAGTGCTTACTCTGGGACTGTAGATTGCTTACACTGAGTGCTTACACTGGGACGGTAGATTGCTTATTACGTCATCTTAGACCTGTGTCTAAATGGAAGCTTCTTATTCTAAATCTAGGTCATGCACTACTAACTCCCATTCTGCTGCTTCCGTGTTACTGTTGGCTGATTCTACTTAATGATACCAGCTGGTTGTTTCTACCACTTGAGGCGGCGTAGGTGGCATGTCAAGCGTCAGCTGGGAGAAGTCTATGATAGGTATCTCCTCTGCTTCCCCCTGTtgtccagtttctgcaggtgTGGTCCATGGTTCCATGAGGTCCCGTGAATGCCCTCTGTTGCTGTCCCCATTGCTTGATGGAGTGGGCAGATTCTTTTCATCTCTTGTCACACCAGATATAcgacatccataactagtggtttcgtCATTAGCATGGAGGAGTTTATGCAATCAAATTGCCCTCATGCCGCAATTTTTGAAAACACAAAGGGGCCTGTATTGTAGACCAAAAGTATTCTACCACACTGCTTAGAGTTTCAACAACATGAATAACTTATTTCTAGTCTACAATCTtagatgttactactaatgtgaaaacaagacaaaatatgacttcttgctcattttaagacaattataacattcattacagacatcaattgttgtacaacatcATGGCTATGCTGTTGGCATCAACCTTTACCCTGGATTATCACTGTTGTGGGCCTTTAatcatctgtctgactttgttgttcacacaggagagagacgtgactatcgtggatcctctggggagcctcaacaacctcatgatgctgaggagacagagaagagtctctccagatcagaacacctcaataaacacccacagagacccacagggaagagaactcactgctgctctgactgtgggaagagattcacaTCATCAGGCATtaaaattcatcagagaacacacacaggagagaaatcttatagctgtgatcaatgtgggaagagatttgctaCATCTGGCCacctgactctacaccagagaacacacacaggagagaaaccttatagctgtgatcaatgtgggaagagatttactAAATCTGGAGATCTGACAGTGCacaagagaatacacacaggagagaaaccttatagctgtgatcaatgtgggaagagatttgctaCATCTAGCAgcctgactctacaccagagaacacacacaggagagaaaccttatagctgtgatcaatgtgggaagagttttacttcatctggcagtctgactctacaccagagaacacacacaggagagaaaccttatagctgtgatcaatgtgggaggagttttaGTCAATCTGGAGATCTGAcactacaccagagaacacacacaggagagaaaccttatagctgtgatcaatgtgggaagagttttacttcaTCTGCCAgtctgactctacaccagagaacacacacaggagagaaaccttatagctgtgatcaatgtgagaAGAGTTTTCCTACATCTAGCCAGCTGacttcacaccagagaacacacacaggagagaagccttatagctgtgatcaatgtgggaagagttttactggATCTAGCCAGCTGacttcacaccagagaacacacacaggagagaaaccttatagctgtgatcaatgtgggaagagttttcctACATCTAGCCAGCTGacttcacaccagagaacacacacaggagagaaaccttatagctgtgatcaatgtgggaggagttttactacatctagcaGTCTGacttcacaccagagaacacacacaggagagaagccttatagctgtgatcaatgtgggagtagttttactacatctagcaGTCTGacttcacaccagagaacacacacaggagagaagccttatagctgtgatcaatgtgggagtaGTTTTACTACATCTAGCGGTCTGacttcacaccagagaacacacacaggagagaagccttatagctgtgatcaatgtgggagtagttttactacatctagccAGTCTGacttcacaccagagaacacacacaggagagaagccttatagctgtgatcaatgtgggagtagttttactacatctagccAGCTGacttcacaccagagaacacacacaggagagaaaccttttagctgtgatcaatgtgacaagagatactctgataaaagatgtctgatcaaacatcagaaaatacatacatGAAGAAGTTGTTTCAAGTCACTGAAATAATGTCACAATGtaaaatgttttaacattgtagtaggagtgttttaatgatgtcacaatgtagaatgttttaacattgtagtaggagtattttaatgatgtcacaatgtagaatgttttaacattgtagtaggagtattttaatgatgtcacaatgtagaatgttttaacattgtagtaggagtattttaatgatgtcacaatgtagaatgttttaacattgtagtaggagtattttaatgatgttctACCTTTAACATTGTAGTAGAGTTTTTAATGATGTTCCCTGTTCAATCAATTGATTGCAGCATGATATGGATATTAACCTCAGGGGGaaatccaggctctgaattgaaagagtattattaaacaaaaAGTGACTAACAAAAAAAATGCTGTGTTCCACTTCCTGTGTTGGTGACCCACTTTAATCAACATGCAGCACTTCAAAATGTAGTGAGCTGTTTTCTTCAAGTGGAAGAAAAATGCATGTAATATGATAATTGTTGCAgatgtttgtgtatatatatacacacatgaaAACAGTATAATAAATTGGTCTATAATCAATTTTATTA encodes:
- the LOC135566937 gene encoding zinc finger protein 135-like, whose translation is MVFRNRSLINTRERRDYRGSSGEPQQPHDAEETEKSLSRSEHLNKHPQRPTGKRTHCCSDCGKRFTSSGIKIHQRTHTGEKSYSCDQCGKRFATSGHLTLHQRTHTGEKPYSCDQCGKRFTKSGDLTVHKRIHTGEKPYSCDQCGKRFATSSSLTLHQRTHTGEKPYSCDQCGKSFTSSGSLTLHQRTHTGEKPYSCDQCGRSFSQSGDLTLHQRTHTGEKPYSCDQCGKSFTSSASLTLHQRTHTGEKPYSCDQCEKSFPTSSQLTSHQRTHTGEKPYSCDQCGKSFTGSSQLTSHQRTHTGEKPYSCDQCGKSFPTSSQLTSHQRTHTGEKPYSCDQCGRSFTTSSSLTSHQRTHTGEKPYSCDQCGSSFTTSSSLTSHQRTHTGEKPYSCDQCGSSFTTSSGLTSHQRTHTGEKPYSCDQCGSSFTTSSQSDFTPENTHRREAL